The genomic DNA CTTTCCCGGAGCAGCCAGGGGCTGAACCTGAGACTTTTGCATTGAAAGCACACTCTGCCACTAAGCTGCAGCCCTTTATGGCATAACCCTTAAACCCAGAAGGATGTATAGATATATTTTCTCAGTTACTTCCTAGAAAGCTCACCTGGCATTCTCCTTACAATTCCAGAACAGCccaaataaaaaattcaaaataataattttaagccgctctgagagcctttagggctgaagggcggggtataaataccattacaacaacaacaacaacaacaacaacaacaaatacattaatATTCATCCCTGGCAtctcatttctctccccccccccccccataaattcAATCAGAATAAAAGACTGAGACCATGCTTTCTTCTGGGCAATGGTGATGCTTTTGTGACCTACCCACCCCATTTTGTCTGCTGTACTTTTTCcccttgaaaatatattttttaattgtcaagtcagcatggtgtagtgatttgagtgatggactgtgactctgaacaccagggttcagatcccagcttagccatgtaaaaccactgggtgaccttggacaagtcatatgctcttagcctcagaatatggcaatggcaaactccctctgaagaaacttggcaagaaaaccccatgatagggttgctttagggttgccataagttggaaattacttgaaggcacacaacaacaacaagccaagtGTTTTTATGCTCTCAGGTAATGGTTCCCAATGTGTGAGTTCCCAGATGTCATTGGAGTTTGGAGTTTGATTTTCAGAAATCCCATCCATCATGACCAAtgataagggattatgggagttgtagtcaaacaataTCTGAGGCCCTGTAGATTGGCAATTGGTGTTCTTGGTCAGGCACAATAATTTTAGTCAGCAGACATAAACATAAGCTAACAATACTAGAAAACATCAAACCAGACAGCAGCACAATAGCACAAAAATTGTAGTAGAGACTGCATTCGGGGATCCTGCTGCATCTTTACTCTCTTCCTTGGGATAATGCCACTGCCCATATATTGGCCATTGATGCCTGAGGTGAGTAGCAGGGAGAGCCCCATTCTGCAGGTCATAGAGTGGGGTAGATTATTGTATATACttcactataagtcaacctcatgtataagtcgagggcaggttttcgAGCCAAATTGACAGATTTTttatatgactcgtggataagtcatgggtaaaactttggggcaaTATAACAAGGCATcttaaaggatgaaacaaaggaaaacaacgcCAAAGAGCTGCATACTTGTAGTCACACTGAAGGATGAATGGCTGAAAGAGTAGAGGGagatcagtgctttcaggacagggTACattcttgcatttcaccaggggatggtttcaaTTTATATGAGAGTTAAAATATAGTAGTTAcgttgacctgtggataagttgacttatATTTTTGGGGTCAactttttgactgaaatttctagacttaaacatgagtatatacagtaaccaaTATACTACTGAGACTTTTTGTAAAATGCAGAATCTTTTGCTAACCCCATTTGGAAATTCAAAACCATCATGCTAGAGAATAGCAAATCCTGACCCTCATCAAAGTAGCCTCATGCAGTGTAATCCCAGTCATGTTTACTACAACATCCCTATTAAATTCAGTGGAATTTCCTGCCTAGTAAAGTGTACTTTAGGCACTTCAGCCTTGATATATATCAGGCAGGATGTTTGGAGACAAACAATAGGAGATGGGTATCTCTGGCTTACTCAGTGTATTGGTGGGGGAGTGAAGGGTAGAGGGccttcagattttgttggactgcagctcccagccagCATATCCAATGGTGAAGAATCCTGGGAGgagatgttgttatgtgccttcaagtcaactccaatttatggtaatcttaccataggattttcttggcaagatttattcaggggaagtttgcaattgccttcctcctaagctgagacttgctcaaggttatccagtgggtttcgacATCTGAGCAGGGGTTCAACACCTGGTCTACCAGAGTCCTagtagtctaatactcaaacaactacatcatgctggttcccTAATGCTaaatgttgtagtccaaaaattccTGAAGGGCAACGTGTTCCATATATCTAGTATATGATCTTCCGAGGAGCATTTGGTGGGTCATTGCACCAACCAATACTTGATCTGATGCTCATTGTAAAGAATAGCAGTTCCACAGAGGAAGGATCCAGCTGATGTTTAACCTGTTGAGGGTAGCCAGTTAACTTGTAACTGTCTCCTTGCAGATCTGAAGGATAACAaccaaaaaaggaggaaggaagtatCTATGTTAAATACTTGGAAATAGTCCTCAGGTGCTCTATTGTTTATCTGTTGAGAAATGCCTGAAGATCCTTTAATATCTGGGGGAGAAAAGCccttaggatggaaaaataaaCAGTCTGAAAGAATGGACTATTAGCTGCCCTTTGATAGGGACCCTGGATCAGTCAAAAACCACTTCCACCTGGATCAACTGATACAGTGATATGTGTATGGTAAGGCCAGCCTGGATCAACTGTTACAGTGATATGTGAGTGCATCCACATGGGTGGACATCCCTAAGGACAAAATAAGCCTTCTGACCTTTTTCTGGGTAAAGGAGCCTTAACCCATCCAGAGCTCTAGGTTTTCGCTTGACAATCAGGcaatatgtaatttaaaaagtacTCTTTCGCCTTTCTGGATTTGCTGGGATGTCTCACACTCAAACGGAATGGAACAAAATCCAAACTACAACTAATCAATGGGAGATACAGGAAGGTTAAGGAATCTTCACTGTCTCTTAGCCCTGAGAAAAGAATGCAGTGATCACTAACagtcaacataggtttctcaaaaaaccaagtcatttcaaactaatcttatttcttttttttttttgatggcaTCACAAGTTTGGTACTGATATTTGATATTGTGGatgtaatatatcttgatttcagtaaaggtTCCTCATGATAtctttgcaaaaaagctagtaaaatgtgggctagacaatgcaactgttaggtggatttgttgTAGGTTGACCAACTGGACCTAAATGATGCCTACCAGTGAcacttcttcatcctggagacaagtgactagcagggtgccacagggttctttcCTGgctccagtgctattcaacatctttataaatgattggcatgatggaatagagggaatgcctatcaaatttgcagatgacagcaaattaggaggggtagcctTTACcccagaatgaccttaatagagcTAGGtccaaactaacaaaataaatttcaacagggaaaaatgtaggatactatGCTTgcgcagtaaaaatgaaatgcacagttacaTGCTAAAGTGATAAAACCTGCCCATTTTGACAGTCTTAATATGGATTTCGGGACCAGGAGAAACTGTGCAGTCATCATTGTGTTGTAGGGAGCCTTCACgttatttccaacttaaggcaatcctaaggcaagactatcatagggttttctcagcaagatttgttcaaaagtttAGAGCAAGAGTTGGTCAATCATTTGCCTTTCTTTCAGggtgaaagagtatgacttggtCTAAGTTACTCAGTGGGATTCCACaatagtggggatttgaaccctggtctcctggagtcctagtccaacactcaaaacattcactacactggctctccactAGTCATCATATCACCCCACAAATATTCTGTTTATTTGATGCCCCGCCTAATCCACAATTCTGGAAAACTCAAAAGGGTATGTCCAGGTAAGGATCAGGGATGATTACAGTTTATGCTGAGAAGAGCCTcagtctttttctctctctatcttaGGACAGGATCCCGAGCTCATCTCCAGAAGGCACTTTTCCCTGCCATCCCTCCTTGGCCTTTGTCACATCAGCCACGGCTCCTTGCTCCTTCACCAGCTTTCCAGGATCCTATGAGTCAGTGGAGATGTTCCAGCTCTGGAGCAATGAAGTGCCATCAGGCTCCCACACAACCATGGCTTTCGGGCTGCCCAAGGTGCCATACCATGGGCAGGTGGCACCTGGCAGTGGGAGCAGCTCTGCCCATGAACTGCCCCTGACTCCACCAGCTGAGTCCACCTACTCCTTTGAGTTGTCCCCCGTTAAAATGTTGGCCTCTTCAACGCCCCCTTCATACCCTTTCTCAGAAGCCCAGGATTTTTCCAGCTTTTTTCAAGGCCCTCGGTCTTTGGGCCCGGCTGGTCCTCCAGGTGTAACCTCAACTGATGATTCCCCTTGGTGGAGCCTGCAGCAACCTGGCAGCTTCTCTCTAGGCCGACCACTGGTCCTGAGCCCCCAGCCACCCCTTGCCGCCCTTCTGCAAGGCACCCCCAAAGGGTTGCTGGGCACAGCCCGCCGCTGCCGCCGTTGCAAGTGCCCCAACTGCCAGGCAGCAAATGGGGTCAATGAGGAGCCTGGGCGGAAGAAGCAACACGTCTGCCACCTACCAGGCTGTGGCAAGGTCTATGGCAAAACATCGCACTTGAAGGCCCATCTCCGCTGGCATGCAGGCGAGCGACCCTTCATCTGCTCCTGGCTCTACTGTGGGAAAAGCTTTACCCGCTCGGATGAACTGCAGAGGCACCTCCGGACACACACAGGCGAGAAACGCTTTGTCTGCCagatgtgtcctaagaggttcATGCGGAGTGACCACCTGGCCAAACACATCAAGACCCACCAGGGGAAGCGTGTAAGGGGCATGGCAGTAGtgtcagcagaagcagcagcaacagtgggCATCAAGAGGGAATAATGTGGGGGACTGATGGAAAGAAATTGAGCCAAAAGGACAGGAGTGGGTCTAAGGGAGAAAGACTATGCTGCACCTCACCCGAGTTCATATCCAGGTCCTAAtcagtattatttttttcaagaaaCTGTGGTCTGGAAGGGGACTTCTCAGTCAGAAATCATTTCGGCCTTGTCTCACAGAACTGGTTTCAAAAACAGATTAATCCATTGAGCTGATTCAGATCCATACCATGAAAAGTTCCTCTCAtttgcatactctccaactattTGGCAAGGGCATCgatgccccactttttcagctgcttttaacactactttctttttccttcttccatttccccctttgtccttgacttactttagttgctgcaaactcaattcaaaatgcaaaagtagttgcaCTCAGTTCtacaaggaggagaggaggggcagaatctgGCTTTTCcaaggaggctgaggcaaaacCAAATTGTCatagcctttcctagcttgtgtgttcttcatcattaaaaacttttgccatcttaaccatgctttgatgttgcttggccacacatgtcttgGTTCTCATCTGTGAAACACTGGATGGTATGTGAGTTAATGATTTAGAAGTTCCTCTTTAACACATGCATGACAAGGATAGAGACTCTGGTTCAACACTCTGTTTGAAGTGTCAGAATGAATAACAGGGCTTTCccaaagcattttgctgcctgaggcatctGCTAAGATAGTGCCTCTGCTCCTCTCAAAATTCAATGATAAAAATTGACCAGGCCAACATCTTTTGCTGTACCAGTCACAGCAGGCCATGTGGTATATACAGCCCTATCCATTTTCATGTTTCTCACTATCTGCTGCCCAAGGCATGTTTCTCACTTGGCCTAATTGGAAAGAAGCCTCTGGTGGTTGCAACAGTGGGTAACTAATACAACTACAATTACATTGAGGGTTCACCTACAATGAGATATATAGCATGTATAAAGACTAAGAAAGGCACAAATTAGAATATATACACATAGGTGTACAGGTACATTTGCAGGCAACTCTTCTCTGGAGTACTGTGTGTTCAGTTTTGGTCGCTTCATTTTAAGAAGTATATAAACCAGTTggagtgagttcagagaagggcaacaaggatgataagaggtatggagaaaaaatatatggggagaggttgaaggagctgggcatgttcagtttggcgaagagaaaactgagtggtgagatgatcacactctttaaatacctcaaggactgCCACAAAGAGTAGGGGGTAGATTTCCTTCTTTGATGCCTCAGGGGGTAGAGCAATGTTTAATGGTTTAGATTTCGATTgagcattagaaggaacttcttgacagtgagaacaGTTTGGCAACAGAACCAGTTGCCTAGGTTGGAAGGTCTCCTATTCGGGATGTCTCCAAAAAGAGGCTGGAAGAGAATTTTCATGGAGGCTGAAGGATTCCTTACTGCAAGATGTAGAGATAATAGATAAAGTTAGGAGAGAATTAAGATACTACTTCCAAGAAAATAGGAATAATGTGACGGCAACTGAAATAATATGGGATGCTGGAAAAGCAGTGGTTAGAAGCATATAAAGCAGGAAGcgataagaaaaaagaaatgtatggGAAATACTATGTATCTAAACAAATTGTATTGGTGACAAGGAATTTTAaatacaggcatacttcagttacagtaacaaagcctctgacaaagaacctCCTTTTTACAGAATCACCCTGCTGCCTCACTTTCCGTTTTATCTTCTGTGTAgctggagtttgtttgtttgtttgtttgtttctggggAAGTATATTAATACATAGATATATGATTGGATCTATAGATCTGGCCAcggaaatggaaatcataagaattATAAGAAAAGTGTAGACTGCTGAAAGAACCAGTCATTCATGAATGCATTTTAGTAGCTTTCATTGATCTCTAGAAAGTTCAATTAtatgacctggttgtttcatttcgcATGTGCATaaagttagttttgaataaatctttgctgaaacatgtttaaTTGCACTTTTCTATGATGcctgtccctattctttccatggtaTTTCTGCTTCCAATACTAAATTTTCTTCCAAAGAAATAATACCAGAAACcgtctacttcattaactgaggtatctGTATTTTTCCCTCTGTGTACTGGTGTCTTGCCTCAAAAATATGTGATGTGAATGTCAGGAACTttgatttatttctgcaagctTCCTTCCAAATGACTCAGCTCTGATTTGCTATATTAAAACACTGAGGCTAAGTTTGCATAGAGACATGATGGTAAAACTGTTATTACACTGCACCACTTCAGACAACCGATGGATATGTTTGGCTGTGTCCTACTTTTCTGTATCTTTACTCTTATTTAGATGTATGATTTAAAATCCTAGTAGCTAGTTTGGTTAGTAAACTGACATTAAAGCAGAATTCCAACAAAGAACTCTGGCTCAAACAAGCCAGAATTTCTGCACCAGACCAAAGCTAGGTTGCAAAAAGAAGGGATGGGCAACAGAGAAATGGGCAAACTCATTCCCCAGTTCATAAACCATAGTCTGAAGGCTTCCCAAAGACAATGTGTTGGGCTAAAATTCCCTTGGTCCCAGCCAACTGTGTTGGCCTGAGATGATGGGATTGTAGTTCTGGCCTTGACATATGTTGTGCTTAGCTCTGTGACTATCCTGACATTCAACTGACACCCAACTGAAAACTAAACTTTATTGTGGAATGAAAAAGCAGtagctaaaaaaaattaaaataaagagtaGCAAAGAGGTAAAAAAGATATGAATGGACAAGGCCCTGCAGACCACAGAAAGTAGCTGACAAAACAGAGAGAGACATTAGCTAAAATGAacttaacattagaaggaactttcttGAAAGTAAGAGTGATTCAGCAATAGAAATCATTGCCTAGAGAGGTGCTGGGTtcttcttctctggatgtcttcaaaaagagactggacagctacttgctgaGAATCCCAatctctggtcttccaggtgttcaGCAATAGaagtccaaagtatctggaggaccaaagattggaagccccagtcagcttggccaaccaTCAAGAATttgtgggaactgaagtctaaaatatctgaaagacaGAAGGTAGGAGATGAGCAGGAGGCTGAACtagatggcccatgaggccctttccaactctatgattctatgactctatgagaaCAAGCCTGAGGGAAAAGAACTAATAAGGGGCAACCAAACACTAACAGATACAAAGAATCAGACCTGGACAGTTAGTGATAGAGCTCTATAACATGGTTATAATTACACATAGGGCAACAAACCATGACAGAAATGCCTTAATGGGCCAGACAAtagtagtccaacatatctggttGTGGGAGGCTGGTTTAAGAAATTGGCAACATCCCAAGTGGCAGTTGATGCAACACAAATGTAAACCTGAATGCTCCCTCCATGTATGTACTCTCTCCTACTTATGATTACTTGGATCAATGAAAAAAGTTCAAGCAAAGTTTATCCCTGGTATGATAATGTTATACttgcaggttgttttttttccatGCAGAAGTACACAACCATGTGTTTTTATCACCTTCCATAATGGTACAGTCCAGGAACACTTTCACTGGATGGTTATGTGACGTTGAAGGCTAAAGATATTGTGTGTCTGCTATAATATTCTAAAAGACGGACATATAGACAAAAATTGAACACATACATGCATGATCATCCCAAGACTTGTTGCATTGCAGGTCACACCATTTTTGAGCTCTTCCATATTGTCACTAATCTTATATGTTACCTctacacatagagagagagacacacacacacacagacatcctATGCAActctgtggctgagacatctccaagccccctgtcctccactgctctgattcAGGCCcatgaatctatccatctgatatgcagtcttcttctctttctactaccttctacctccCCTAGCAttgttgtgttttctaatgagtcatgccttctcatgatgtagccaaagtatgattGCCTCAGTTGacttccaggcttgatctgttctaggacctatttgtttgtccttttggtcatccacagtatcctcagcactcttctccagcaccatgtctcaaatgagttgattttcttcctgtctcttTTGTCACTGTCCACCTgccacatccatatatggtgatgggaaaaGCAATGGCCTGGGCAATTTTAACTTTAGTGGTCTGTTGTAtaactttacattttaggatcttgcctagttgtCATGGCTTCCTTTCCCACTCtcactcttctgatttcttcactgcagcctctattctgatcaatgtttgatccaaggtatggggaatcTCTATTTCTATCTCTTTATTATGTAGGctgaatttatatagatcctctgtggtcattatttgttttctttatgttcatcagcAAGTCTTTGccatttcttctttgacctttgtAATTGCCCCTAGTCTATGATATTTTCTGATAGCAGTATAGTGTCATCTACATACCTTAAATtggtgatgttccttccttctatctttactcatccttctgagtctaaacctgctctgtgtatattttctgtgtacaagttgaacaagtaaggtgatagaatgcagccttgcctgatccctttgcctattgggaaccattctgtttttccaaattctgttctaacagtagcctcttgtcctaagcacAGATGTTTCATCAGGACTACATGTAAATATTGCTATTGGAGGTTTAAAGTGGGAGAACCTAATAGGACATACTAGACAAATGAATATCAAGTTTTCCTCATGAACTGCAGTGGAACTGAATGTGAAAACTAATTAACAGCAACTGATCCTTTATCTGTTTCTTACAGGAGACTTGAGGCAGGCCTGCTCTAACACCATCAGGATCCAAATTTAAGCAGGTGCTCTTTTGTTAAAATAGGCTGCATGGCTTTTGATATGTTAAAGAATCAAGCTCCATTCATTTGCAATTCCTCTACAGTTTGAGCTCTGCTGGAAAAAGGGAGTTCACAGAACAAGCTAGGCTTCCTGACCCTTCCCATTGCCAGGTTAAGCCAAGTCCTATTAATTCAGACCAGTGGAACAAGCAGGAGTTTTTCTTGATGTTTGTTCTGTCTTCAAATGACAGATTCTGAATGTTAGTTACAATCAGAAAAAGAGCATATGTATTTTGTATACCAATCTCCTCTCTACACCAACCTAGTTAATATCATAATATGTTAGCCAATGAACTGCTGTACTTATAGTTGTTATAAATAAGTCTAGTGACTAGTCTTTATGATTTCAAAGTATAACTTCAGAGCTAATGCAAAATGTCTGTTGAAGCAAATTTAAAATTGGTcatatttgggtttttttgcttAGACAGAGgcatgttacagacagccaaaataaagctgcttcaggtcacagtggagatatggtgtttcaatgatgcatgcgtcctaagagtccagaagccacaccaaagccatgctccagtccttagggctggagcatggctttggtgtgtgttctggactcttaggacgcatgcatcattgaaacaccatatctccactgtgactcgaagcagctttattttggctgtctgaaaCAGGCCAGAGTTTCCACCCCAAGATACAGTATTATTCTCATTCAAGATGTCTTAACCCCATGTATTGAATAAAAGTATTGTTTGGATATACAAGGCAGTGCATACAGCTAGCAAGTGTGTGCATGGTGGCATTTTCTGGTACCATCAAAGCTACACAGGTGGTTACAAAAAGTGGTACATCATACCTCCTTCTGCAATGACTGAAAAAGGACATTACAGTGGCACAATGGCAGGTTAGCAAAgcatgacaccaacaggattccagtcatacTTTGCAATGACCTCCATTGTCACTGTATGCAGAGGGATAGAGGGACTTACCATAAGTAGTATCAAGAACCATGTGCAGAGATGGATCGACAAATGGTACAACTTGCTAACACTTTTCTTCCTGCCAATTTTGCCCTTTTAAAGGGACTTTTACCACTGTTGTATGAATATgtattctttccctttcttctcttgGATTCGGTGAACTATTGGAGGCAAGCAAAGTTAGCAGTGATGAGGATGGATCGAAAAGTCACATGCTTAGACACTGTTGGGAAATGCTTCCCAACAACCAAGCATTCTCTAATACCTTTTCCCCATTTGCTTTTAGAACAATGGGGCTTTAGATAGgaaggatttcctgcatgcctctACCTTATGCACATGCTGTCCCTAAAACTTTCCCCATTTGCTTAGTCACCCATTGTGGGGATGTGGCTACACAACCACACCATGTGACCAGAGAACCTTCCAGGTGtctttgaaagcacataaaataCTCATCCTGCAAGATGATGAGTTTTGAGAAACCCCTTTTCTAGAAACTTTCCTGTGGATATCCAAGGCATAGGCACTGCATGTATATATGTTTGAATGCACCTTTAaatatacactgggcccttggtatccactggagtttggttccaaccccgtggataccaaaatctgtggatgttcaagtcccattaaatggcaTAGAGAAatagcatcccttatataaaacagcaaaataaatgtttgcattttggaatatatatatatatatatatatatatatgaatattttcaattccatagatggttgaatttatagataaagaatctgtgactAGTTAATTAGTAACCTTTTTTAGCTGTGAAATTTGCATACTGCCTTACTCTGCTAAAACTAGTCTCTAAGACCCAAAAGATATAGCACTTCCTCTTATAAGCTCTGTCAAAGGAGATTAGGGccgctgcaaaattaatgcagtctgacaccacattaactgccatggctctatcctgtggaatcctgggatttgtagtttgttgtggaaccagagctctttgacagagaaggctaaatagctcacaacactacaagttccagaattccataggattgagccattgcattaaagtggtgttaaactgcattatttctgcagtgtaggtgcaggcTAGGTCTTAATTGAACTAGTTTTCATCTTTCCCAGAAAAGGGGCTAATACCCCAGGAATCTACTTATAATCCAACAGACACTATAGTATAGATTCTTATTTTCACAACAAAATCTAAGCTTGATGTCTTCAATTCTGAGTTGTAGGTACATATTTAAAGATACTGGGTTATCCCACAGGAAACATGGAAGCCAGCTGTTTAAaggcacatgcatcatttcacCCCAGCAAAGCCTTTGTATATCTTGCCCTATGTGTATTCTGTCATCTAGTATCAAGGGATTGTTGTAACTCACTTCTACTATAAAAAGTGATTTTGGTCTAACTTTGATAGGTCagtcatagtttttaaaaagatgggcTAGAGTTGGATCTCTTTGAGATCTCTCATGAGATTCTAAAATTGCTAATAAAGATGGCTGCCTTCACTCATACTCAAAGCCAATTCTTCAGAGGCAAATCTGTGTATACATGACTACTAAAATAATTACACTGATGGGGCTGATGATGTGTCTTTTGGTACCCTCTCTCCCAATAGGATGTCAATCAGATTGGAAAGATCTCTGGCAATTAGCTACTTCCATGAAGTAGAGATTTTCTCATATATTGCACCATCCTGAAATAGAAGCAACCATGAAGGAGTGGCTCCCAGAGAGCTCAGATTATTTGGTGCGTGAGCAAGCAAACCCTATAAAACCTTACTCTTGTTGCTaatgaggaaagagagaaaacagcaaaaaataaagtGTTAGAGAACTAACGGCTAAATGTATTATGAATAGCTTCTTTaaaactaatatttttaaaaatcctcttggAGTAGAGGAAATGATGAGATGATTTTGAAACAGAATCACAGCATGAAATTACAGCTCCAATAAAGTATTATGAGGTCTTTAGTTTTATAGTAAACAATATAGAAGTTGAGACAAAGAAGGGGATTTCACACATAGTGCACCAGTTACTTGTGCAAGAGACACTACAAAGACTGACCCATGTAAATACGTACTTTACGGCTGCCTGTGCAATTTGGCAACCGTTGGATGACGCAGGGCCCTGGAACAAtttgtctctgtgtttgttttaactaaaatctttattattacaacaaacaaaataaaattctcatTTCACACAACCCCAACCCCCTTGTCCCAAAGTCCTTACTTGAAGCCCCTGGATCCCCACAGCATGCATATACTGGGGTCtggggggggaaagggaagagcCTCCAGCAGCACTCCCTGGTCCCAGTCCAATGTGTGGGTCCTGTACCCTTGACAGGATGCATCTGAGCATTAGGAGCAGGACTGGAGGATGGCTAGAACAGTTTCCACcctaatgctgctgctgctgcatctcaTCCCCAGAGCCACCAcaagaagagaagggaggataCAGCTGATCTATGTTCCTAAGCCAGTTGGAGACCATCCCAGTTCCTGGGTCACAGCTCATCCTCATCAAGTTTGGCGAGTCGGGCACAGCCTTCAGGGAAACTGATTTCAGGGATATCAGGATCTGGGAGTAGCGGCCTGGCGTCATCATCGCTTGGGGCCTGGCACGAAACAGAACAATGGAGTGCATGACTGTCAATGTTCCTGAGACCCCTTTCCAGTAGCACTGCACCACACACAtaacttttgcatactgatttgtTTTTCCTTATCAACATATACAATAGCACTATACtggg from Sceloporus undulatus isolate JIND9_A2432 ecotype Alabama chromosome 2, SceUnd_v1.1, whole genome shotgun sequence includes the following:
- the LOC121921250 gene encoding transcription factor Sp5-like, which gives rise to MFQLWSNEVPSGSHTTMAFGLPKVPYHGQVAPGSGSSSAHELPLTPPAESTYSFELSPVKMLASSTPPSYPFSEAQDFSSFFQGPRSLGPAGPPGVTSTDDSPWWSLQQPGSFSLGRPLVLSPQPPLAALLQGTPKGLLGTARRCRRCKCPNCQAANGVNEEPGRKKQHVCHLPGCGKVYGKTSHLKAHLRWHAGERPFICSWLYCGKSFTRSDELQRHLRTHTGEKRFVCQMCPKRFMRSDHLAKHIKTHQGKRVRGMAVVSAEAAATVGIKRE